TGTTCGACTGTGACTTCAACTCCAGTGGCAAAGAGTTCCACAGATGTAAGAACTAGAGTTCCACAGATGTAAGAACTAGAGTTCCACAGATTTGAGAACTAGAGTTCCACAGATTTGAGAACTAGAGTTCCACAGATTTGAGAACTAGAGTTCCACAGATGTGAGAACTAGAGTTCCTTAGATGTGAGAACTAGAGTTCCACAGATGTGAGACCTTCACTGAGAAGGGAGACTGACCCAGACTGGTCCTCCACCTTTTCACTCTACAGCTCCCACGACTACCGACATATTTCATATCAATGGCGACACATATGTCGATATCATTGACATGCGTTGAGGCGTCTCCGCGGAATAAAACCAGGAGTCTGCCCTATCTATTTCCAAGCGAGGTGACCGTCCTCCTTCTGTCCGGCAGGAAGAAAGTCCACACCCTGGCCATGACGGCGGTGAGTTTCCACCAGATCGACTTCACCTTCGACCGCCGCATCATGAGCGCCCTGCTGAACGACTGCCGCGAGCTGCTGCACCAGGCCATCAAGCGCCACCTGACGGCCAGAGCCACTCGCGGTCAACCACGTCTTCAACCACTTCGCCGACTGCGACTTCCTGGCCGCGCTCTACGGGCCTTCGGAGGTCTACCGCGCCCACCTGCAGAGGATCTGTATCGGCGTCAACAAGATGCTGGACGAGGGAAACCTCTGACCTCTTGAGTTACCTCCCACCCCCAACCCTGAATGTGACAATCACGGACGTTGCATTGGTTCTTACGTGTGCCTCTCAAACACTGAAGTGCTCTCTTGCCCAAAGTCTTTCTTTCCTCACATCGCTTTTGGCGTGTAAAGTGTATGTAAAAGTTTGCGTAGCATCCACTCAGTCCAAAGGCACATTTCTCGCTCTGTGAATCCCTCAGTCGCTTATGTCTCTCACTGGGAGCGGAAAGAATCGTCCATACCTTCCAAGAACGTCTTTTCTATACGACCGTTGCACTCAAGCCTGAATAATTCTGTACCAGTCTGTGAAGCCGGGCAGTGGACTAATCCTGCTTAGCCTGCGTGTTACACAAGCTAACGTTGATCTCCACTTCCGAGCGGGCGAAACAAAGGGTGAGGTATCTGGGTCAAGGTCGGATCTTGTGCTTTCACAACGGAACGGTTCCGACAAAAGTGGGTCAATGGAATGAACCGTACGCTGTTTTATTCAGGGTAGTATTAGATTTTGGTGGGAAACGGGCCTATTCGCCAACCAGCTAGGTCAGCATCTTGCCAGGTCCACGAAAGATAAGGTATTTGGGTCAAGGTCGGACCTTGGCTCAAGGCTTTTACAACGGAAAAGTCCCGATAAAATTGGGTCAATGGAATGAACCGTACAAGGGTAGCATTAGATTTTGGTGGGCAAACAGGCCGATTCACCAGGCAGCTAGGTCAGGATCTTGCCAGCTCAAAAAAAGATGAGGTATTTGGGTTAAGGTCGGACCTTGGGTCAAGGCTTTCACAATAGAACAGTCCCGACAAAAGTGGGTCAATGGAATGAACCGTACGCTGTTTTATTCATGGTGGCATTAGATTTTGGTGGGAAAACGGGACGATTCGCCAGCCAGCTAGGTCAGCATCTTGCCAGGTCAACAAAAGATAAGGTATTTGGGTCAAGGTCGGACCTTGGCTCAAGGCTTTTGCAACGGAAAAGTCCCGATAAAACTGGGTCAATGCAATGAACCGTACGCTGCTTTATTCATGGTGGCATTAGATTTTGGTGGGAAAACAGGCCGATTCGCCAGGCAGCTCGGTCAGGATCTTGCCAGCTCAAAAAAAGATGAGGTATTTGGGTCAAAGATGGACCTTGTGTCAAGACCGGACCTTGGCTCAAGGCTTTCACAATAGAACAGTCCCGACAAAAGTGGGTCAATGCAATGAACCGTATTGCTTTTTTATTCAGGGTAGCATTAGATTTTGGTGGGAAAACGGGACGATTCGCCAGCCAGCTGGGTCAGCATCTTACCAGGTCAACAAAAGATGAGGTATGTGGGTCAAGGTCGGACCTTGCCTCAAAGCTTTTACAACGGAAAGGTCCCGACAAAAGTGGGTCAATGGAATGAACCGTACGCTGTTTTATTCAGGATGGCATTAGATTTTGGTGGGAAAACGGGCAGATTCGCCAGCCAGCTAGGTTGGCATCTTGCCAGGTCAACAAAAGATGAAGTATTTGGGTCAAGGTCGGACCTTGGCTCAAGGCTTTCACAACGAAACAGTCCCGATAAAAGTGGGTCAATGGAATGAACCGTACGAGAGTCAGAACTCGAGACATGCTAACCAAGCTAAGTTGGTATCCCCCAAACTGTGCTAGCCTTAGCATACCCCCCTAATGAAAACTGAGCTAGCATTAGCATCCTTAGGTATGCTaactgacacttttttttttaattgttgtctCACTAAATCAGTTTTATTCAGAGTAACATCAGATTTTGGTCAGAAATCGGGTCAATTTACCAGCTAGCTAGGTTAACATCTCTTCAGGTCTCTTAAAAAAACAAAGTATTTGGGTCAATGTTGGACATTTTATTGTGAAAGAGTCAGCACAGATTCGACGTTTCTCGTAGTGAACAGACCTCAACACTTGTAGTTTTGAATATTTCGCTACGAAAACCTGGCAAAGCTTTTGGAAACTGAAAAGTCCCGACAAAAAGGCGTTCAACGGAACAAACCGTACGAAAGGCAGAACTTGCTAGCAGCGCGACATGCTAACCAAGTTGCTATCTCCAAACTTTGAAAGAGTTTGTTTGTTTACCGCACTAAAAGTGAACTTAAAGGTATAAAATGGAAACAATCTCAGCTTATAAAGGTGACAAAGCACGGAATTGTTCTGATTCGAGGCCACAGACTTTGTAACGCTCCTAAAAGACGCGGTGATTAAGATACATGCCATACCTTTCAACCACCACACCTATTGTCGATCTCCCAGTTGAAAACTGTATTAGCATTAGCATCCTCGGCGATAATTACAGACACGTTTTCAATGTTAGCATCAGATTCTAGTCTGAAATCGGGTCAGTTAGCCAGCTAGCTAGGATAGCATTTTGCAACATCTCTGACGTTTGTGTTTGTCTGTTCCCGGTGTTGACGAGGTAGGCCACGTTGCAAGAACTGTACTGAGTACCACAGCGAGGACTTTCCAAAGTGTGTTTTCCCGTCTCCCCGTGGactccggtgggcggtcgggtcTTTGGCGGTGGGCAGCCGGGTCTTTGGCGCCGGCCTCATTTTGCAGCCGGCTGAGTGACAACCTGTGACAGAATAGTAAATGTGGCGACGTAACAGGCGGTGTGCATAATGACGGAGACGTGTGCGACcgcttttttctccccccccccccccaccaccccatcTTCCCTTCCCACAAAGCGAATGGTTGTTTAGTGGAGGCCATCTCAGGTTTCTCATCCGAGTTGCAAACTATTTTACTAAAGCATTTTTTCTATTGATGTTTTATTATCACTCTATGTACATATCGTTGTTGTGTGTCTTCTTTCTTACATTGTATCCAAACACCACCAATATATTTCATTTATTAAAGAATATTTTTCttgtcttttttaaattttttttatttcaattaactCTTCGACTTGGTATCTGCCATCTAATCGGCGCCGTATCGCGATGCaacttttttaaaggcctactgaaatgagattttcttatttaaacggggatagcaggtccattctgtgtcatacttgatcatttcgcgatattgccatatttttgctgaaaggatttagtagagaacatcgacgttaaagttcgcaacttttggtcgctcattaaaaaaagccttgcttgtaccggaagtagcagacgatgtgcgcgtgacgtcacgggttgtggagctcctcacatcctcacattgtttacaatcatggccaccagcagctagagcgattcggaccgagaatgcgacgatttccccattaatctgagcgaggatgaaagatttgtggatgaggatagtgagagtgaaggactagaaaaaaaagtgggtcagtgggagcgattcagatgttattagacacatttactaggataattctggaaaatcccttatctgcttattgtgtttctagtgttttagtgatattatatggtacctgaaagtcggagggggtgtggccatgtggtgatatcctttacacactgatgtggctttttggtgcagtaccgcctgagggatagaaaatgtgtaatatcatggcttacgtgcagtgatttctccagattttctgaaccttttgatgaaattacagaccgtagatggtgaaatccctaaattccttgcaatagctggttgataaatgttgttcttaaacaatttgttcacagaatggtgaccctcgccccgtccttgtgtgtgaatgactgagaatttcatggaagctgtttttatacccaatcaatgttccaagtaagtctttgacgagcattcctcaactttgtaagtcgaagcctttctgggtgttgttgataaatggctttgactttgcatagtagagttttgttttgcacttacagatgtagcgaccaactgtagttactgacagtggtgtttctgaagtgttcctgagcccatttggtgatatcctttacacaatgagttGGCTTttgggtgcagtaccgcctgagggatgggaGGTGTGTATTAACATGGCTTACttgcagtgttttctccagattttctgaacctctTGACGATATTACagaacgtagatggtgaaatccctaaagtccttgcaatagctggttgagaaatgttgttcttaaacattttgctcaggcatttgttgacaaattggtgaccctcgccccgtccttgtgtgtgaatgactgagcatttcatggaagcttattttatacccaaccaatgttccaagtaagtctttgacgagcattcctcaactttctaagtcgaagcctttctgggtgttgttgataaatagctttggctttttatagtagagttttaacttgcacttacagatgtagcgaccaactgtagttactgacagtggtttttctgaagtgttcctgagcccatgtggtgatatcctttacacactgatgtggctttttggtacagtaccgcctgagggatggaagttgtgtaatatcatggcttacgtgcggtgatttctccagattttctgaaccttttgatgatattacagaacgtagatggtgaaatccctaaatttcttgcaatagctggttgagaaat
This genomic stretch from Nerophis ophidion isolate RoL-2023_Sa linkage group LG22, RoL_Noph_v1.0, whole genome shotgun sequence harbors:
- the tnfaip8l1 gene encoding LOW QUALITY PROTEIN: tumor necrosis factor alpha-induced protein 8-like protein 1 (The sequence of the model RefSeq protein was modified relative to this genomic sequence to represent the inferred CDS: inserted 2 bases in 1 codon; deleted 1 base in 1 codon) gives rise to the protein MDSFSTKSLAMQAQKKLMSKMATKSMASLFIDDVSSEVLDELYRVTKEYTRNRKESQKIIKNLIKMVVKLGVLYRNNQFSSEELTLVDNFRKKVHTLAMTAVSFHQIDFTFDRRIMSALLNDCRELLHQAIKRHLTARATXAVNHVFNHFADCDFLAALYGPSEVYRAHLQRICIGVNKMLDEGNL